The Chitinophaga flava genome has a segment encoding these proteins:
- a CDS encoding response regulator transcription factor, with amino-acid sequence MSRIHIALIDDQKLFRQSLALLIKSIPGFELIMEAQDGRDFLLQLSAHTVLPEIALVDMEMPHMNGIELNDTLQQQYPAIKVIILSVHAKERLIARMIESGASGYLLKNCDQEELITAIHTTFSSGFYMSAQVLKAIQLASKEKNTLLRNVNNIPIELTKRETEVLQLICKEYNNTEIGETLFISARTVEGHRNNLLAKTGRRNTAGLVLFAVKFGIFDTGF; translated from the coding sequence ATGAGCCGTATTCATATTGCATTAATAGACGATCAGAAGCTGTTCCGCCAAAGCCTGGCCTTGCTGATAAAAAGTATTCCTGGTTTTGAACTGATCATGGAGGCGCAGGATGGCCGGGACTTCCTTCTGCAATTGTCTGCCCATACAGTATTGCCCGAGATCGCCCTCGTAGACATGGAAATGCCCCACATGAATGGCATTGAGCTGAATGATACCCTGCAGCAACAATATCCGGCCATTAAAGTAATTATATTGTCTGTCCATGCAAAAGAGCGACTGATAGCCAGGATGATCGAATCTGGCGCCAGTGGATATTTACTGAAGAACTGTGACCAGGAAGAGCTGATAACCGCCATCCATACTACCTTCAGCAGCGGTTTCTATATGAGTGCACAGGTATTGAAGGCTATACAACTAGCCAGCAAAGAAAAAAACACGCTCCTCCGGAATGTAAACAATATACCCATCGAGCTCACCAAAAGAGAAACTGAAGTATTACAACTGATTTGTAAGGAATATAATAACACCGAGATAGGTGAAACCCTGTTCATCAGCGCCCGTACCGTAGAAGGACACCGCAACAATCTGCTGGCCAAAACCGGCCGCCGTAATACAGCAGGCCTCGTCCTCTTTGCTGTAAAGTTTGGTATTTTCGATACCGGTTTTTAA
- a CDS encoding MutS-related protein, whose amino-acid sequence MILQTDEQTIDDLRIFGKRDVSGIYDLYNHTHTRGGEACLEEMFRQPLSDKEEINRRSSIIAHFAQLQVAFPFDAALFDMAEKYLKNGDVLSKNTVQATLSEKDIYNGVTAVIGLLQHVHRFVEGPAVAGIAAYARERTEIALLLADPALEPALNESMKGKLSYGAVTAYDLLFRTRERQKIIQLLGHVYILDVYLSVAAVAVEKKFVFPKALDKGTGILKLDGVYHPGLKNPVGNDVSMGSNRNVIFLTGANMAGKSTFLRSLSTALYVAHMGFPVAARLMEFSVLDGIYTTINLPDNLGIGASHFYAEVLRVKKIAAALSSGKSLLVIFDELFRGTNVKDAHEATVAVTRAFAGKKNSKFVISSHIVEAGEQLQQSAGIGFLYLPTRMNGHTPEYTYRLEEGITDDRHGMIIIRNEGILDILQKGRKSQD is encoded by the coding sequence ATGATATTACAAACAGACGAACAAACAATAGACGACCTCCGCATATTCGGCAAGCGGGATGTCAGTGGTATCTACGACCTGTACAACCATACCCACACCCGTGGCGGCGAAGCATGTCTCGAAGAGATGTTCCGTCAGCCGTTGTCGGATAAGGAGGAAATCAACCGGCGCAGCAGTATTATCGCGCATTTTGCGCAGCTGCAGGTAGCTTTCCCTTTTGATGCAGCCCTGTTTGATATGGCAGAGAAGTATCTGAAAAACGGGGATGTCCTCTCAAAAAATACGGTGCAGGCTACACTGAGTGAAAAGGATATTTACAACGGCGTTACCGCCGTGATAGGTTTGCTGCAGCATGTACACCGGTTTGTCGAAGGCCCGGCAGTGGCGGGCATTGCAGCCTATGCCAGGGAGCGGACGGAAATAGCGCTGCTGCTGGCCGACCCGGCGCTGGAACCTGCGTTGAACGAATCCATGAAAGGAAAATTATCCTATGGTGCTGTCACTGCCTATGATCTGTTGTTCAGAACACGTGAAAGACAGAAGATCATCCAGCTGCTGGGCCATGTGTATATTTTGGATGTATACCTTTCCGTAGCTGCAGTGGCGGTAGAGAAAAAATTCGTATTCCCGAAAGCGTTAGACAAAGGCACCGGTATCTTAAAACTCGACGGCGTGTATCATCCGGGCCTGAAAAACCCGGTAGGCAACGATGTATCGATGGGCAGCAACCGGAACGTGATTTTTCTGACGGGAGCTAATATGGCCGGTAAGTCTACCTTCCTGCGTTCCCTGAGTACTGCATTGTATGTGGCGCATATGGGTTTTCCCGTAGCAGCGCGGTTGATGGAGTTCTCCGTACTGGATGGTATTTACACGACCATCAACCTGCCGGACAATCTGGGTATCGGGGCCAGCCACTTTTATGCAGAAGTGCTGCGGGTGAAAAAGATCGCTGCCGCCCTGAGTAGTGGCAAATCACTGCTGGTCATATTTGACGAGCTTTTCCGGGGTACCAATGTAAAGGATGCCCATGAGGCAACGGTAGCGGTTACACGAGCTTTTGCCGGTAAAAAGAACAGTAAGTTCGTCATCTCTTCCCATATCGTGGAAGCTGGGGAGCAGTTGCAGCAATCTGCCGGTATCGGTTTCCTGTATCTGCCCACCCGGATGAACGGACATACGCCGGAATATACCTATAGGCTGGAGGAAGGCATCACAGACGACCGTCATGGTATGATCATCATCCGCAATGAAGGTATACTGGACATCCTTCAAAAGGGACGCAAATCCCAGGACTAA
- a CDS encoding DoxX family protein, which produces MMHKEIIPELLATDNSWTPLILRLTLGIVLFPHAVQKMFGWFRGPGLAGEMKFMTEVAGLPSSVAVMAIFVECAGMFCLLTGMATRIVAVALFGLFTGMIICIHRKNGFFMNWFGKLPAGQEGFEFHLLVLGICLVLMITGGGKSSMDSWWQEAAR; this is translated from the coding sequence ATGATGCACAAGGAAATAATCCCTGAATTACTGGCAACAGACAACAGCTGGACACCTTTGATATTAAGACTTACACTGGGAATTGTACTGTTCCCGCATGCGGTACAGAAAATGTTCGGGTGGTTCCGTGGCCCTGGCCTGGCAGGAGAAATGAAGTTTATGACTGAAGTGGCCGGTTTGCCATCTTCTGTTGCAGTGATGGCTATTTTTGTAGAATGTGCCGGTATGTTTTGTCTGCTTACGGGAATGGCTACACGGATAGTTGCCGTGGCTCTTTTTGGACTGTTTACAGGTATGATTATCTGCATCCACAGGAAGAACGGTTTCTTCATGAACTGGTTTGGTAAACTGCCGGCAGGGCAGGAGGGGTTTGAATTTCATCTGCTGGTACTTGGTATATGCCTGGTGCTGATGATAACGGGTGGTGGTAAATCCTCCATGGATAGCTGGTGGCAGGAAGCGGCCCGTTAA
- a CDS encoding AMP-dependent synthetase/ligase, whose product MSALPRHRLFDAVKFQLEKFPKQDMLAAKIKGSWKTFSTANVSETVNRFSAGLLQLGVGGNDFTPEGADKIAIISNNRPEWIFTDLAVQQTGAVLVPLYPTTNPAEIQFILNDAAVKYIFVSSKEMLEKIRDIRDGVPSLKEIYSFDEIPGATHWSSIPDMATPSLLEKVESTKASIDSDHLATIIYTSGTTGTPKGVMLTHDNIASNVAYSKVSFPFDDAPQQKVLSFLPLNHIFEKTVTYIYLFSGIGIYYAESIDTIGENLKEICPDGFTTVPRLLEKVFEKIMATGNNLTGIKRRLFFWAVSLGGKYDNIVSGGPWYNFQLSIANKLVFSKWRAALGNNISYIVTGGAACQEKLLRIFNAARIPVYEGYGPTENSPVISVNRRVPGGTKFGTVGPPIEGIEVKLEEDGEICVKGTTVMKGYYKRPDLTADTVIDGWLHTGDIGVWVDNKYLKITDRKKELFKTSGGKYVAPQPIENKFKESPFIEQIMVVGEGRKFTGALIVPAFAYLKFWMNKQNIPFTTHEEALARPEVQEAYQKVVNDYNQYFNHVEQIKRFELLPEEWSITGGEMTPKLSLKRKVVLEKYKSAIEKIYQNE is encoded by the coding sequence ATGAGTGCTCTCCCGAGGCATAGGCTTTTCGACGCAGTAAAATTTCAGCTGGAGAAATTTCCGAAACAGGATATGCTGGCCGCCAAGATCAAAGGTAGCTGGAAGACTTTCAGTACCGCCAATGTCAGTGAGACAGTGAACCGCTTCAGTGCGGGTTTATTGCAGTTAGGTGTTGGCGGCAATGATTTTACGCCTGAAGGCGCAGACAAAATCGCCATCATCAGCAACAACAGGCCGGAATGGATATTTACAGACCTGGCTGTACAACAGACCGGCGCCGTACTGGTACCACTGTATCCTACCACCAACCCTGCCGAAATACAATTTATTCTGAATGATGCTGCCGTGAAGTATATCTTCGTTAGCAGCAAGGAGATGCTGGAAAAAATCAGAGACATCCGGGATGGAGTACCTTCGCTTAAAGAAATTTATTCTTTTGATGAGATTCCCGGAGCTACCCACTGGAGCAGCATTCCGGATATGGCCACCCCCTCCCTGCTGGAAAAGGTAGAATCTACCAAAGCCAGCATTGATTCGGATCATCTGGCTACCATTATCTATACTTCCGGTACTACCGGCACGCCCAAAGGTGTGATGCTTACCCATGACAACATCGCTTCCAACGTGGCCTACTCAAAAGTCAGTTTCCCTTTTGACGATGCCCCGCAACAAAAGGTGCTCAGTTTTCTCCCCCTTAATCACATCTTCGAGAAAACGGTTACCTATATATATCTTTTCAGTGGCATCGGTATCTATTATGCCGAAAGTATTGATACCATTGGCGAAAACCTGAAGGAAATTTGTCCGGATGGATTTACCACCGTGCCCCGCCTGCTGGAGAAAGTATTTGAAAAAATTATGGCTACCGGCAACAACCTCACCGGCATCAAGCGCCGGCTGTTCTTCTGGGCTGTATCGCTGGGTGGAAAATATGACAATATCGTCAGCGGCGGCCCCTGGTATAATTTCCAGCTGAGTATCGCCAACAAACTCGTATTCAGCAAATGGCGAGCGGCCCTGGGCAATAACATCAGCTATATCGTTACCGGTGGCGCAGCCTGCCAGGAAAAACTGCTGCGTATTTTTAATGCGGCACGGATACCCGTATACGAAGGTTATGGTCCTACTGAAAACAGCCCCGTTATCAGCGTTAACCGCAGGGTACCAGGTGGCACCAAATTCGGCACCGTAGGCCCTCCTATCGAAGGCATTGAAGTAAAGCTGGAGGAAGATGGTGAAATATGCGTTAAAGGCACTACCGTAATGAAAGGCTACTACAAACGTCCGGACCTCACCGCAGACACTGTAATCGACGGATGGCTGCATACCGGTGATATCGGTGTATGGGTAGACAACAAATACCTGAAAATCACTGACCGTAAAAAAGAACTTTTCAAAACAAGCGGTGGTAAATATGTAGCTCCACAACCTATTGAAAACAAATTCAAGGAAAGTCCGTTCATTGAGCAGATCATGGTAGTGGGTGAAGGTCGGAAATTTACCGGCGCATTAATTGTACCGGCATTTGCCTACCTTAAATTCTGGATGAACAAACAAAACATTCCTTTCACCACTCACGAGGAAGCCCTTGCCCGTCCTGAAGTACAGGAAGCTTACCAGAAAGTGGTCAATGACTACAATCAGTACTTCAATCATGTGGAGCAGATCAAACGATTTGAACTGCTGCCGGAAGAATGGAGTATTACAGGCGGTGAGATGACACCTAAGTTAAGTCTGAAGCGTAAAGTAGTACTTGAAAAATATAAAAGCGCCATCGAAAAAATCTATCAGAACGAATAA
- a CDS encoding S24 family peptidase, translating to MNKYERLKNELETVGTGKMKAFGSSMLPILKSGTLLTFKKETEYAIGDIVFCKVKGRYIDAHKIIKKDTGKGFLIANNHGFENGWTKIIYGRVILGEYENRVIYNKAG from the coding sequence ATGAACAAGTATGAAAGATTAAAAAACGAACTGGAAACAGTTGGAACAGGAAAAATGAAAGCATTTGGCTCTTCTATGTTACCCATTTTGAAAAGCGGTACTTTACTCACTTTTAAAAAAGAAACGGAGTATGCCATAGGTGATATTGTATTCTGTAAAGTCAAGGGGCGTTATATTGATGCGCACAAGATCATTAAAAAAGATACCGGCAAAGGCTTTCTCATAGCCAATAATCATGGTTTTGAAAATGGCTGGACTAAAATCATATACGGCAGAGTGATACTAGGCGAATATGAAAACCGGGTGATTTATAATAAAGCAGGATAA
- a CDS encoding NAD(P)H-dependent oxidoreductase: protein MKHLIIYAHPNSDSLNSQLKQSLTGHLQKNGHEVMIRDLYQLNFNPVLSLADIQGQRAGHVSEDVQLEQTFISEADCLTFIYPIWWTGLPAIMKGYIDRVFSYGFAYRYDQGVQKGLLGAKPTVIINTHGKSHAEYQAIGMDHALLLTSDKGIFSYSGLDIKKHFLFDRADRAGKEQIGEWTEQIRAVFATPCPA, encoded by the coding sequence ATGAAACATCTAATTATTTATGCCCATCCTAATTCCGATAGTCTCAACAGCCAGCTGAAACAATCACTGACAGGTCATTTACAGAAGAATGGTCATGAGGTGATGATAAGAGACTTGTACCAGCTTAATTTTAACCCGGTCTTATCTTTAGCTGATATACAAGGCCAGCGCGCAGGCCATGTAAGTGAAGATGTACAACTGGAACAAACCTTTATCTCCGAAGCTGATTGTCTCACTTTTATTTATCCTATCTGGTGGACAGGCCTGCCGGCTATCATGAAGGGATATATCGACCGGGTGTTTAGTTATGGCTTTGCCTACCGCTATGATCAAGGTGTTCAGAAAGGACTGCTGGGAGCCAAGCCCACTGTGATTATTAACACTCATGGTAAATCACATGCCGAATATCAGGCTATTGGAATGGACCATGCCCTCCTGCTTACTTCAGACAAAGGTATCTTCAGTTACAGTGGGCTGGACATCAAAAAACATTTTTTATTTGACAGGGCAGACAGAGCGGGGAAAGAACAGATCGGGGAATGGACGGAACAAATCAGAGCTGTATTTGCTACACCTTGCCCGGCGTGA
- a CDS encoding S41 family peptidase: protein MKKLLTFGAGAMLALSCLHTSAQEKKLAGLTKEDFIADFRLAVDILKKQHPNPYKFTDSLTFEHSVDSLLKVMGKEPDLLACLQYSPVYLVRDVHTSLRLSNDHSRELYASMRFFPFPVVIERGKIFVNIKGAAIPFGAEITSINNTPAKDILRSLATSAYSDGFITTGMDRLYPDFQVIFSLQSPHQVTYPVTYLAPGSKESRKVSLTASNPTEAYHATRQSVFPFNLLQRAYYIYNNYFDDSQTGLLTVNTFAINEADAYKEFSEFFREVKKRNYKQVIIDIRSNGGGNPAISALLYSFLADAPFRNVYNYRTRTIDIAYPEYAVADNGRRLSDEDIQSNRNFLYQRFDKDSSGFYIGNARLKEGQLENFPPDKDAFHGKVYVLTGGGTVSAATYFASLVQKNKRGEVIGKETGSGEAATTAAWFRNYLLPRTKCILTVPLSELYFFNATKDNGRGIIPDREVPMDKFIGYTQADKDPEITYTLELIEAAHKASR from the coding sequence ATGAAGAAGTTGTTGACATTTGGCGCTGGCGCCATGCTGGCACTGTCATGCCTGCACACATCGGCCCAGGAGAAAAAACTGGCCGGTCTCACTAAAGAAGACTTTATAGCCGATTTCAGACTCGCTGTAGACATCCTGAAAAAACAACACCCCAATCCATATAAGTTCACCGATTCACTCACTTTCGAGCACTCAGTGGACTCACTCTTAAAGGTAATGGGCAAAGAACCGGACCTACTGGCCTGCCTACAGTATTCACCTGTCTATCTGGTGAGAGACGTACATACCAGCCTCCGGCTCTCTAATGATCATTCCCGTGAACTATATGCCAGCATGCGGTTCTTCCCGTTCCCGGTAGTGATTGAGCGCGGAAAGATCTTTGTCAATATTAAAGGTGCTGCTATCCCTTTTGGTGCTGAGATCACCAGCATCAACAACACGCCGGCAAAGGACATACTCCGTAGCCTGGCTACTTCGGCATATAGCGACGGCTTCATTACCACCGGTATGGACCGCCTGTATCCTGATTTTCAGGTGATCTTCAGTTTGCAGTCGCCTCACCAGGTAACCTATCCGGTAACCTATCTCGCCCCCGGCAGCAAAGAGTCCCGTAAGGTAAGTCTCACCGCTTCCAATCCTACAGAAGCCTATCATGCTACCCGGCAGTCTGTTTTTCCGTTCAATCTGCTGCAGCGCGCCTACTATATTTACAACAATTATTTCGATGACTCACAGACAGGACTGCTGACCGTCAATACCTTTGCTATCAACGAAGCAGATGCCTATAAAGAGTTCAGCGAGTTTTTCCGTGAAGTGAAAAAACGCAACTACAAACAGGTGATCATCGACATCCGCAGCAATGGTGGCGGTAATCCCGCTATCTCAGCCCTGCTGTATTCTTTCCTGGCAGATGCTCCTTTCCGGAACGTATACAACTACCGCACCCGCACCATCGATATCGCCTATCCGGAATATGCAGTGGCAGACAACGGCAGAAGGCTCTCTGATGAAGATATTCAGAGCAACCGGAATTTCCTGTACCAGCGCTTCGATAAAGACAGCTCCGGCTTCTATATAGGCAACGCCCGGTTGAAAGAAGGGCAGCTGGAAAATTTCCCTCCCGATAAAGACGCCTTCCACGGAAAAGTATATGTGCTGACCGGCGGTGGTACTGTTTCTGCAGCTACCTACTTTGCTTCGCTGGTACAAAAAAACAAAAGGGGAGAAGTGATCGGTAAGGAAACCGGTAGTGGAGAAGCCGCCACCACAGCCGCCTGGTTTAGGAATTATCTGTTGCCACGCACCAAATGTATACTCACCGTACCACTGTCCGAACTCTATTTCTTTAATGCCACCAAAGATAATGGCCGTGGTATCATCCCCGACCGGGAAGTACCAATGGATAAATTTATCGGCTATACGCAGGCAGATAAAGATCCGGAGATCACTTATACACTGGAGTTGATTGAAGCTGCACACAAGGCCTCACGATAA
- a CDS encoding MutS-related protein: MSFSIDRQTMDELNLLGKFRHGSVYHLFNQVKTRGGERLLDGMFQAPLENAAAINERSSIFRFFQEANLAFPFDVPQLTLMREYLDNGGKSSALLTLADMLIKKGLSSLARDERYRANVQGLQATIVTVKRCYAFVETLAVLQGPYAARVASIRQVLADKQLERLCNMDIYKALPVKTLAFYDHLLKNRLHKEMEDLLLFIAELDVYIAVSEVARTKGFNYAQALSPEKNSLSVNGLYHPCIEKAIGNDILMQEGSNVLFLTGANMAGKSTLMKSVGIGMYLAHMGFPVAAAQFSFSVREGLYSSINVSDNISLGYSHFYAEVVRVKQAAEATASGKRLLLMFDELFKGTNVKDAYDGTLAVTEAFAAYSGCLFIVSTHIIEVGEALKKHSNIRFRYLPTVMEGSRPRYTYKLEEGITEDRQGMMIIRNEGILELIGS, encoded by the coding sequence ATGAGCTTTAGTATAGATAGGCAAACAATGGATGAACTGAACCTGCTGGGGAAATTCCGGCATGGTTCAGTATACCACTTGTTCAACCAGGTGAAGACAAGAGGTGGGGAGCGTTTGCTGGACGGGATGTTCCAGGCTCCGTTGGAAAATGCAGCTGCCATCAATGAGCGGAGCAGTATTTTCCGCTTTTTTCAGGAGGCAAATCTGGCGTTTCCTTTTGATGTGCCGCAGCTGACCCTCATGCGGGAATACCTGGATAACGGCGGCAAAAGCAGTGCATTACTGACATTAGCTGATATGCTCATCAAAAAAGGTCTCTCTTCCCTGGCCCGTGATGAACGTTACCGTGCCAATGTGCAAGGGCTGCAGGCCACTATTGTGACCGTAAAAAGATGTTATGCCTTTGTGGAAACACTGGCTGTTTTACAGGGGCCTTATGCAGCCAGGGTGGCCTCCATCCGGCAGGTGCTGGCAGATAAACAGCTGGAGCGTTTGTGCAATATGGACATCTATAAGGCATTACCGGTGAAAACACTGGCCTTCTATGATCATCTGCTCAAAAACAGGCTCCATAAGGAAATGGAAGATCTGCTGTTATTCATTGCGGAACTCGACGTATACATTGCCGTTAGTGAGGTGGCCCGCACTAAAGGGTTTAACTACGCACAGGCATTGTCTCCTGAAAAAAACAGTCTGTCGGTCAACGGCCTGTATCATCCCTGCATAGAAAAAGCCATCGGCAATGATATTCTCATGCAGGAAGGCAGCAATGTGCTGTTCCTTACTGGTGCTAATATGGCCGGAAAATCCACCCTGATGAAGTCGGTAGGTATTGGAATGTATCTGGCACATATGGGCTTCCCGGTAGCGGCCGCACAGTTTTCCTTCTCCGTAAGGGAAGGGCTGTATTCTTCCATCAACGTGTCAGACAATATCAGCCTGGGATACAGCCATTTTTATGCAGAAGTGGTAAGGGTGAAACAGGCGGCAGAAGCCACTGCCAGCGGGAAACGGCTGCTGCTGATGTTTGACGAGCTGTTTAAAGGTACCAACGTAAAGGATGCCTATGATGGTACGCTGGCGGTTACAGAAGCGTTTGCGGCCTATTCCGGTTGTTTGTTCATCGTTTCCACCCATATCATAGAAGTGGGAGAAGCTCTGAAAAAACACAGCAATATCCGCTTCAGATATCTGCCTACTGTAATGGAGGGTAGCCGTCCACGTTATACCTACAAGCTGGAAGAAGGTATCACGGAAGACCGCCAGGGGATGATGATCATCCGCAATGAAGGCATTTTGGAGCTGATCGGCTCATAG
- a CDS encoding Crp/Fnr family transcriptional regulator, giving the protein MYSLLLQHISRYVQLNEDELHTFFNALELKKLRRHHFLLQEGDICKRDYFVIKGGLRQYETDKEGKERIIHFGFENWWITDRHSLITQTPSIYNIEALEHTEVLQINITTLKTLYDQIPRLERYFHLVLQESFALWQRRILQLQKPAEEKYRAFQADYGAIEQRLPQQYIASYLGITRETLSRIRSQQ; this is encoded by the coding sequence ATGTATTCATTATTGCTTCAACATATTAGCCGGTATGTCCAACTGAATGAAGATGAACTGCACACATTCTTTAATGCCCTGGAACTGAAAAAACTACGGCGGCATCACTTTCTGCTTCAGGAAGGTGATATCTGTAAACGTGATTATTTTGTGATCAAAGGCGGCCTTCGCCAATACGAAACGGACAAGGAAGGGAAGGAGCGTATCATTCATTTTGGCTTCGAAAACTGGTGGATCACCGACCGCCATAGCCTGATCACGCAAACGCCTTCCATCTATAACATAGAAGCCCTGGAACATACCGAAGTACTCCAGATCAATATAACAACCCTCAAAACGTTGTATGACCAGATACCCCGCTTGGAACGTTATTTCCATCTGGTATTACAGGAATCTTTTGCCTTATGGCAACGGCGCATTCTGCAGCTGCAGAAACCGGCAGAAGAAAAATACCGGGCATTTCAGGCCGACTATGGAGCCATAGAACAGCGGCTGCCACAACAATACATCGCTTCTTACCTCGGCATCACAAGAGAAACCCTTAGCCGTATCCGTAGCCAGCAATAG
- a CDS encoding sensor histidine kinase: MEEKLTDNIYVLVIMAMVGSCMLSIAFILIQIRSKNSILQQKKKLLDAQVEHQKELLRAIITSQETERKRIGMDLHDEVGSALSSLRLIMSHAALLENNQFNVQCKQIIDQIIQDVRNISHNLSPLTAGAYSFYDAVEDLCAVVQQSGKINIRLLLPEEPVLLEENTALAIYRVMAELMNNTIKHATADNIVIEMKTTPRELQIDYADDGIGLKDVLLPEKKGMGLHNIESRLGMSGAVYTIAGSERKGFAIHISLPLS; the protein is encoded by the coding sequence ATGGAAGAAAAATTGACAGACAATATTTATGTTCTGGTAATAATGGCGATGGTGGGCAGTTGCATGCTGAGCATCGCTTTTATCCTGATACAGATACGATCCAAGAACAGCATATTACAACAGAAGAAAAAACTACTGGACGCTCAGGTAGAACATCAGAAGGAATTATTACGCGCCATCATCACTTCACAAGAAACTGAAAGAAAACGTATCGGAATGGACCTTCATGATGAAGTGGGATCTGCCTTGTCATCCCTTCGTCTGATCATGAGTCATGCCGCTTTACTGGAAAACAATCAGTTTAATGTTCAGTGTAAACAGATCATTGATCAGATTATTCAGGATGTGAGGAATATCTCCCACAACCTATCACCATTAACCGCAGGAGCCTATAGTTTTTATGATGCTGTAGAAGACCTCTGTGCGGTGGTACAGCAATCGGGTAAAATAAACATCCGGTTGCTATTACCCGAAGAACCGGTATTACTGGAAGAAAACACTGCCCTGGCTATCTACCGGGTAATGGCAGAATTGATGAACAACACCATTAAACATGCCACTGCAGATAACATTGTTATCGAAATGAAAACAACGCCCCGGGAATTACAGATTGATTATGCAGATGACGGAATAGGGCTGAAAGACGTACTACTTCCTGAAAAAAAAGGAATGGGATTACATAATATAGAAAGCCGGCTGGGTATGTCTGGTGCGGTGTATACCATAGCCGGTAGTGAAAGAAAAGGATTTGCTATACATATAAGTCTGCCTTTATCATGA
- a CDS encoding AraC family transcriptional regulator, with the protein MDQAYHHFSIPVTPDFESVFSHFYFAENTGDTAITKTLLPSYQTILVLIFGGKALLHSRQDTQLDIDQCIVLGPIKQAFDYTLLPGTRMLVANFKDDAFFRFFGNAASEKETPLHPDQLLEDNCFTDLWTVLSQIDQPDQQVIYILEFCRPYLQQQHPLSEKLAGFRDDTLNPIKAIAGATGQSERNIQLHHKKQFGYTAKERLRYQRFMKAIQHLQRQLTNGLTADWFELIDTCGYYDQSQLIHDFKHYLHLSPTQYIKFQEDICISQH; encoded by the coding sequence ATGGACCAGGCATATCATCATTTCAGTATTCCCGTGACACCGGATTTTGAATCGGTATTCTCTCATTTTTATTTTGCCGAAAATACAGGTGATACTGCTATTACCAAAACACTGCTGCCTTCTTATCAAACTATCCTGGTCTTGATTTTTGGAGGCAAAGCGTTATTGCATTCGCGGCAGGATACACAACTGGATATTGACCAGTGTATTGTGCTTGGGCCGATCAAGCAGGCATTTGACTATACTTTACTTCCAGGTACACGCATGCTGGTAGCCAATTTCAAAGATGATGCCTTTTTCCGTTTCTTTGGTAATGCGGCTTCGGAGAAAGAAACGCCACTGCACCCTGACCAGCTGCTGGAAGACAACTGCTTCACCGATCTTTGGACTGTATTGAGCCAGATAGACCAACCCGACCAGCAAGTAATCTATATCCTTGAATTTTGCAGGCCCTATCTGCAGCAACAACATCCATTATCAGAAAAACTGGCTGGTTTCCGGGATGATACCCTGAATCCCATTAAAGCGATCGCAGGTGCTACGGGGCAAAGCGAGCGTAATATTCAACTGCATCACAAAAAACAATTTGGATACACTGCCAAAGAACGGCTGCGGTATCAGCGTTTTATGAAGGCCATTCAACATCTTCAGCGACAGCTCACCAATGGTCTGACAGCCGACTGGTTTGAGTTAATTGATACCTGTGGCTACTATGATCAAAGCCAGCTGATACACGACTTTAAACATTACCTGCATCTGAGTCCTACCCAGTATATCAAATTCCAGGAAGACATCTGCATTTCGCAGCACTGA